One segment of Triticum aestivum cultivar Chinese Spring chromosome 2A, IWGSC CS RefSeq v2.1, whole genome shotgun sequence DNA contains the following:
- the LOC123190739 gene encoding peptidyl-tRNA hydrolase 2, mitochondrial produces MGASASVLSLPVAASFPGAATAIAGAAGCFALGYFLALARLPIHAAAAPDSGDDDSEDDSDEDDDENSGRARPAKRAAGRKRTGLRLLFWSRNVVTKSDSAREAERAQAQTASAPLEIENLAKIIEDFKMVLVVRNDLKMGKGKIAAQCSHATLGLFKKLQQRAPKSLRRWERCGQVKVVVKVESEEDMLVLQGRAKSMNLPTHITIDAGRTQIAPNSRTVMAILGPADMVDDVTGGLKLL; encoded by the exons atgggcgcctccgcctccgtcCTATCTCTTCCCGTGGCCGCCTCCTTCCCTGGCGCGGCCACCGCTATCGCGGGCGCCGCCGGCTGCTTCGCGCTCGGCTACTTCCTCGCCCTCGCCCGCCTCCccatccacgccgccgccgcccccgactCCGGCGACGACGATTCCGAGGACGACTCGGACGAAGATGATGACGAAAATTCCGGCCGCGCCCGGCCGGCGAAGCGAGCCGCCGGGCGGAAGCGGACCGGGCTCAGGCTGCTGTTCTGGTCCCGGAACGTGGTGACCAAGTCCGACTCCGCCAGGGAAGCCGAGAGGGCGCAGGCCCAGACCGCCTCCGCCCCCCTGGAGATCGAGAACCTCGCCAAGATAATAGAGGATTTCAAGATG gtgcttgttgtgagaaacgaCCTGAAGATGGGAAAGGGGAAAATCGCTGCGCAATGCAG CCATGCAACACTGGGCTTGTTTAAAAAACTCCAGCAGAGAGCACCAAAGTCATTACGAAG ATGGGAGAGGTGTGGCCAAGTTAAGGTGGTTGTGAAAGTAGAAAGCGAGGAAGATATGCTTGTTTTACAA GGGAGAGCAAAATCTATGAATCTGCCAACTCACATTACCATTGATGCTGGAAGAACACAGATTGCACCTA ATTCCAGAACAGTCATGGCTATACTTG GGCCGGCTGACATGGTTGACGATGTCACTGGTGGTCTGAAGCTCTTATAA
- the LOC123190738 gene encoding endonuclease 4 encodes MGLLLLLHVVLVAAAAGVPAAQAWGKEGHYMTCKIADGFLTKEALAGVKALLPSSANGELAEVCSWADTQRFRYRWSSPLHFADTPEDCKFSYARDCHDTKGNKNVCVVGAINNYTAALQDSSSPYNRTESLMFLAHFVGDVHQPLHCGHVEDLGGNTILVRWYRRKSNLHHVWDVDVIEQAMKDFYGKDQDAMVKAIQRNITEDWSREEKQWEACRSKTKTCADKYAQESAVLACDAYKGVKQDSTLGDDYYSAALPVVEKRIAQGGVRLAAILNRIFSGNGELQSI; translated from the exons ATGGGCTTGCTGCTGCTGCTTCACGTCGTCCTGGTCGCGGCGGCGGCAGGAGTCCCAGCGGCGCAGGCGTGGGGCAAGGAGGGGCACTACATGACCTGCAAGATCGCCGAC GGTTTCCTGACCAAGGAGGCGTTGGCGGGGGTGAAGGCTCTCCTCCCGTCGTCGGCCAACGGCGAGCTCGCGGAGGTGTGCTCGTGGGCGGACACGCAGCGCTTCCGCTACCGGTGGTCGAGCCCCCTGCATTTTGCCGACACCCCAGAAGACTGCAAGTTCAGCTACGCCA GGGACTGCCACGACaccaaggggaacaagaacgtGTGCGTGGTCGGGGCCATCAACAACTACACCGCCGCGCTGCAGGACTCGTCAAGCCCGT ATAATCGGACGGAGAGCCTGATGTTCCTAGCACACTTCGTCGGCGACGTGCACCAGCCGCTCCACTGCGGCCACGTGGAAGACCTCGGCGGCAACACCATCCTCGTCCGCTGGTACAGGAGGAAGAGCAACCTGCACCAC GTGTGGGACGTGGACGTCATCGAGCAGGCCATGAAGGACTTCTACGGCAAAGACCAGGACGCCATGGTCAAGGCCATCCAGCGCAACATCACC GAGGACTGGTCCAGAGAGGAGAAGCAGTGGGAGGCGTGCCGCAGCAAAACCAAGACCTGCGCTGACAA GTACGCTCAGGAGAGTGCGGTGCTGGCCTGCGACGCGTACAAGGGCGTCAAGCAGGACTCCACCTTAGGAG ATGACTACTACTCCGCGGCGCTGCCGGTTGTTGAGAAGAGGATCGCTCAGGGCGGCGTCAGGCTGGCGGCGATCCTCAACCGGATCTTCAGCGGGAACGGCGAGCTGCAGAGCATCTGA
- the LOC123190737 gene encoding endonuclease 2 isoform X4, translating to MGLLLLLQVLLAAAAARAPGAQAWGKEGHYMTCKITDGFLTSEASAAVKELLPSWANGELAEVCAWADKQRFRYRWSSPLHFADTPGDCNFSYARDCHDTKGNKDVCVVGAINNYTAALEDPSSPCDVHQPLHCGHVDDLGGNTIKLRWYRRKSNLHHVWDSDVITQAMKDFYNRDQDTMIEAIQRNITEEWSSEEKQWEACGSQTKITCAEKYAKESALLACDAYEGVEEGDTLRDEYYFRALPVVEKRIAQGGVRLAVILNQIFSGKNSRLQSM from the exons AtggggttgctgctgctgcttcaggtgctcctggccgcggcggcggcgagggccccGGGGGCGCAGGCGTGGGGCAAGGAGGGGCACTACATGACCTGCAAGATCACCGAC GGTTTCCTGACGAGCGAGGCGTCGGCGGCGGTGAAGGAGCTCCTGCCGTCGTGGGCCAACGGCGAGCTCGCGGAGGTGTGCGCGTGGGCGGACAAGCAGCGCTTCCGGTACCGGTGGTCCAGCCCCCTCCACTTCGCCGACACCCCCGGCGACTGCAACTTCAGCTACGCCA GGGACTGCCACGACACCAAGGGGAACAAGGACGTGTGCGTGGTTGGAGCCATCAACAATTACACCGCCGCGCTGGAGGACCCGTCCAGCCCat GTGacgtccaccagccgctgcactgCGGCCACGTCGACGACCTCGGCGGCAACACCATCAAACTCCGCTGGTACAGGAGGAAGAGCAACCTGCACCAC GTGTGGGACTCTGACGTGATCACACAGGCCATGAAGGACTTTTACAACAGGGACCAAGACACCATGATCGAGGCCATCCAGCGCAACATCACC GAGGAGTGGTCCAGCGAGGAGAAGCAGTGGGAGGCCTGCGGCAGCCAAACCAAGATCACCTGCGCCGAAAA GTACGCCAAGGAGAGCGCATTGCTGGCCTGCGACGCGTACGAGGGCGTCGAGGAAGGCGACACCTTAAGAG ACGAATATTACTTCCGGGCGCTGCCGGTTGTTGAGAAGAGGATCGCTCAGGGGGGCGTGAGGCTGGCGGTGATCCTTAACCAGATCTTCAGTGGGAAGAATAGCAGGCTGCAGAGCATGTGA
- the LOC123190737 gene encoding endonuclease 4 isoform X2: protein MGLLLLLHVLLVAVAARAPAALAWGKEGHYMTCKIADGFLTSEASAAVKELLPSWANGELAEVCAWADKQRFRYRWSSPLHFADTPGDCNFSYARDCHDTKGNKDVCVVGAINNYTAALEDPSSPYDRTESLMFLAHFVGDVHQPLHCGHVDDLGGNTIKLRWYRRKSNLHHVWDSDVITQAMKDFYNRDQDTMIEAIQRNITEEWSSEEKQWEACGSQTKITCAEKYAKESALLACDAYEGVEEGDTLRDEYYFRALPVVEKRIAQGGVRLAVILNQIFSGKNSRLQSM, encoded by the exons ATGGGGTTGCTCCTGCTGCTTCACGTCCTGCTCGTCGCGGTGGCGGCGAGGGCCCCGGCGGCGCTGGCGTGGGGCAAGGAGGGCCACTACATGACCTGCAAGATCGCCGAC GGTTTCCTGACGAGCGAGGCGTCGGCGGCGGTGAAGGAGCTCCTGCCGTCGTGGGCCAACGGCGAGCTCGCGGAGGTGTGCGCGTGGGCGGACAAGCAGCGCTTCCGGTACCGGTGGTCCAGCCCCCTCCACTTCGCCGACACCCCCGGCGACTGCAACTTCAGCTACGCCA GGGACTGCCACGACACCAAGGGGAACAAGGACGTGTGCGTGGTTGGAGCCATCAACAATTACACCGCCGCGCTGGAGGACCCGTCCAGCCCat ATGATCGGACGGAGAGCCTGATGTTCCTGGCGCACTTCGTGGGTGacgtccaccagccgctgcactgCGGCCACGTCGACGACCTCGGCGGCAACACCATCAAACTCCGCTGGTACAGGAGGAAGAGCAACCTGCACCAC GTGTGGGACTCTGACGTGATCACACAGGCCATGAAGGACTTTTACAACAGGGACCAAGACACCATGATCGAGGCCATCCAGCGCAACATCACC GAGGAGTGGTCCAGCGAGGAGAAGCAGTGGGAGGCCTGCGGCAGCCAAACCAAGATCACCTGCGCCGAAAA GTACGCCAAGGAGAGCGCATTGCTGGCCTGCGACGCGTACGAGGGCGTCGAGGAAGGCGACACCTTAAGAG ACGAATATTACTTCCGGGCGCTGCCGGTTGTTGAGAAGAGGATCGCTCAGGGGGGCGTGAGGCTGGCGGTGATCCTTAACCAGATCTTCAGTGGGAAGAATAGCAGGCTGCAGAGCATGTGA
- the LOC123190737 gene encoding endonuclease 4 isoform X1, with protein MGLLLLLQVLLAAAAARAPGAQAWGKEGHYMTCKITDGFLTSEASAAVKELLPSWANGELAEVCAWADKQRFRYRWSSPLHFADTPGDCNFSYARDCHDTKGNKDVCVVGAINNYTAALEDPSSPYDRTESLMFLAHFVGDVHQPLHCGHVDDLGGNTIKLRWYRRKSNLHHVWDSDVITQAMKDFYNRDQDTMIEAIQRNITEEWSSEEKQWEACGSQTKITCAEKYAKESALLACDAYEGVEEGDTLRDEYYFRALPVVEKRIAQGGVRLAVILNQIFSGKNSRLQSM; from the exons AtggggttgctgctgctgcttcaggtgctcctggccgcggcggcggcgagggccccGGGGGCGCAGGCGTGGGGCAAGGAGGGGCACTACATGACCTGCAAGATCACCGAC GGTTTCCTGACGAGCGAGGCGTCGGCGGCGGTGAAGGAGCTCCTGCCGTCGTGGGCCAACGGCGAGCTCGCGGAGGTGTGCGCGTGGGCGGACAAGCAGCGCTTCCGGTACCGGTGGTCCAGCCCCCTCCACTTCGCCGACACCCCCGGCGACTGCAACTTCAGCTACGCCA GGGACTGCCACGACACCAAGGGGAACAAGGACGTGTGCGTGGTTGGAGCCATCAACAATTACACCGCCGCGCTGGAGGACCCGTCCAGCCCat ATGATCGGACGGAGAGCCTGATGTTCCTGGCGCACTTCGTGGGTGacgtccaccagccgctgcactgCGGCCACGTCGACGACCTCGGCGGCAACACCATCAAACTCCGCTGGTACAGGAGGAAGAGCAACCTGCACCAC GTGTGGGACTCTGACGTGATCACACAGGCCATGAAGGACTTTTACAACAGGGACCAAGACACCATGATCGAGGCCATCCAGCGCAACATCACC GAGGAGTGGTCCAGCGAGGAGAAGCAGTGGGAGGCCTGCGGCAGCCAAACCAAGATCACCTGCGCCGAAAA GTACGCCAAGGAGAGCGCATTGCTGGCCTGCGACGCGTACGAGGGCGTCGAGGAAGGCGACACCTTAAGAG ACGAATATTACTTCCGGGCGCTGCCGGTTGTTGAGAAGAGGATCGCTCAGGGGGGCGTGAGGCTGGCGGTGATCCTTAACCAGATCTTCAGTGGGAAGAATAGCAGGCTGCAGAGCATGTGA
- the LOC123190737 gene encoding endonuclease 4 isoform X3 yields MGLLLLLHVLLVAVAARAPAALAWGKEGHYMTCKIADGFLTSEASTGVKALLPSWANGELAEVCSWADSQRFRYRWSSPLHFADTPGDCEFSYARDCHDTKGNKNVCVVGAINNYTAALQDSSSPFDPTESLMFLAHFVGDVHQPLHCGHVDDLGGNTIKLRWYKRKSNLHHVWDSDVITQAMKDFFDKDQDAMIESIQRNITDDWSSEEKQWETCRSKTTTCAEKYAQESALLACDAYEGVEQDDTLGDEYYFKALPVVQKRLAQGGVRLAAILNRIFSGNGRLQSI; encoded by the exons ATGGGGTTGCTCCTGCTGCTTCACGTCCTGCTCGTCGCGGTGGCGGCGAGGGCCCCGGCGGCGCTGGCGTGGGGCAAGGAGGGCCACTACATGACCTGCAAGATCGCCGAC GGTTTCCTGACGAGCGAGGCGTCGACGGGGGTGAAGGCTCTCCTCCCGTCGTGGGCCAACGGCGAGCTCGCGGAGGTGTGCTCGTGGGCGGACAGCCAGCGCTTCCGGTACCGGTGGTCCAGCCCCCTCCACTTCGCCGACACCCCCGGCGACTGCGAGTTCAGCTACGCCA GGGACTGTCATGACACCAAGGGTAACAAGAACGTGTGCGTGGTCGGGGCCATCAACAACTACACGGCCGCGCTCCAGGACTCGTCCAGCCCAT TTGACCCGACGGAGAGCCTGATGTTCCTGGCGCACTTCGTGGGCGACGTGCACCAGCCGCTGCACTGCGGCCACGTCGACGACCTCGGCGGCAACACCATCAAACTCCGCTGGTACAAGAGGAAGAGCAACCTGCACCAC GTGTGGGACTCGGACGTGATCACGCAGGCCATGAAGGACTTCTTCGACAAGGACCAGGACGCCATGATCGAGTCCATCCAGCGCAACATCACC GACGACTGGTCCAGCGAGGAGAAGCAGTGGGAGACGTGCCGCAGCAAAACCACCACCTGCGCTGAAAA GTACGCCCAGGAGAGCGCGTTGCTGGCATGCGACGCGTACGAGGGCGTCGAGCAGGACGACACCCTAGGAG ATGAGTACTACTTCAAGGCGCTGCCGGTCGTTCAGAAGAGGCTCGCCCAGGGGGGCGTGAGGCTGGCGGCGATCCTCAACCGGATTTTCAGCGGGAACGGCAGGCTGCAGAGCATCTGA